In one Euzebya tangerina genomic region, the following are encoded:
- a CDS encoding amino acid permease has protein sequence MSEPIASESSVSDDDEDGPDATPHGEEVTSRAPEEIDLRRPEDFDTADEAPAQRKKFGTFGGVFTPTLLTILGVIMYLREGWVIGNAGIGGGVLIILLAFGITTATALSMSSITTNIRIGAGGAYAIIAQSLGLEIGGALGIPRYLSQALAVTLYVFGFRAGWLFVFPDHPAILVDLAVFAVIVGIAYVSAGFAIKTQYVIMVVIAGSLLSILLAAATGSMQYPLENVGLWGSFPGEPPDFRGTTFWVVFAVFFPASTGIMAGANMSGDLKDPRRSIPRGTLMAIGVSLVIYLLLAVWLAKSATPEELVSNYNIMIELAFWGPAVVAGLLGATFSSALASVVGASRILMAMGEHKVLPYGHWVSRRTANGEPRNALLITAAIVVAAIMLRDLNAIAPLVTMFFLVTYAMLNGILLVEQSLRLISFRPALRVSPLVPLLGLAGSVFAMFIIAPTLALVSVGIMIAFYVLLLRRQLDAPFADVRSGLFVSLAEWASTKVARLPGSQERAWKPSLLIPVDNEGEVRGNYGFLTAIGRPNGAVKIMGVVDDDDAESVDLSLQTTLEELARSFEHEGVHGTATMVRVPGTSFSDGLIAGMQALRGTFFRPNALFLRLRQAADARQLDDADLRRVVAEAQKQAMGTLLWAPNAVTALGRRQRVNVWLRDRSPDWSIGWDIGNLDLMILMALKLQQNWDAEVRLVMAVEDPASEEDARAFLEDLVRLARVHGAEIVLGTERFADFVTMAPQADVSIFGLGEDPRAEDLHRLVNKTGSSCLFVRDSGNESALA, from the coding sequence GTGTCTGAGCCAATCGCCTCCGAGTCGTCGGTCTCCGACGACGATGAGGACGGCCCGGACGCAACGCCGCACGGCGAGGAGGTGACGTCGCGGGCGCCCGAGGAGATCGACCTCCGTCGGCCGGAGGACTTCGACACCGCCGACGAGGCCCCGGCACAGCGCAAGAAGTTCGGGACCTTCGGCGGCGTCTTCACCCCGACGCTCCTGACGATCCTGGGCGTGATCATGTACCTCCGCGAGGGGTGGGTGATCGGCAACGCGGGGATCGGCGGGGGCGTCCTGATCATCCTGCTGGCCTTCGGGATCACCACGGCGACCGCCTTGTCGATGTCGTCGATCACGACCAACATCCGGATCGGTGCCGGCGGGGCATACGCCATCATCGCCCAATCGCTCGGCCTCGAGATCGGCGGGGCCCTCGGCATTCCCCGGTACCTGTCCCAGGCGCTCGCCGTCACGCTGTACGTCTTCGGATTCCGAGCCGGCTGGCTGTTCGTCTTCCCCGACCACCCGGCGATCCTGGTCGACCTGGCCGTCTTCGCGGTGATCGTCGGCATCGCCTACGTCAGCGCCGGGTTCGCGATCAAGACCCAGTACGTGATCATGGTCGTGATCGCCGGCTCGCTGCTCTCGATCCTGTTGGCTGCGGCGACCGGCTCGATGCAGTACCCCCTGGAGAACGTCGGGTTGTGGGGGTCCTTCCCCGGCGAGCCGCCGGACTTCCGGGGCACCACGTTCTGGGTGGTGTTCGCCGTGTTCTTCCCGGCCTCCACCGGGATCATGGCCGGCGCCAACATGAGCGGCGACCTCAAGGATCCGCGCCGCAGCATTCCCCGCGGGACGTTGATGGCCATCGGCGTGAGCCTCGTGATCTATCTGCTGCTCGCCGTCTGGCTGGCCAAGTCGGCGACGCCGGAGGAGCTGGTCAGCAACTACAACATCATGATCGAGCTGGCCTTCTGGGGCCCGGCTGTCGTCGCCGGGCTGCTGGGTGCGACGTTCTCCTCGGCCCTGGCATCGGTCGTCGGCGCCTCTCGCATCCTGATGGCCATGGGGGAGCACAAGGTGTTGCCGTACGGCCACTGGGTGAGTCGCCGGACGGCGAACGGTGAGCCACGCAACGCCCTGCTCATCACCGCGGCGATCGTGGTGGCGGCCATCATGCTGCGGGACCTCAACGCCATCGCGCCACTGGTCACGATGTTCTTCCTGGTCACCTACGCGATGCTCAACGGAATCCTGCTGGTGGAGCAGAGCCTCCGACTGATCAGCTTCCGGCCCGCGCTGCGCGTCTCGCCACTGGTGCCGCTGCTGGGGTTGGCCGGCTCGGTGTTCGCCATGTTCATCATCGCGCCGACGCTGGCCCTGGTGTCGGTCGGGATCATGATCGCGTTCTACGTCCTGCTGCTGCGGCGCCAACTGGACGCGCCCTTCGCCGATGTTCGCAGTGGGTTGTTCGTGTCGCTGGCCGAGTGGGCGAGCACGAAGGTCGCCCGGCTGCCCGGCTCACAGGAACGGGCGTGGAAGCCGAGTCTGCTGATCCCGGTCGACAACGAAGGTGAGGTCCGGGGCAACTACGGCTTTCTCACCGCGATCGGCCGGCCCAACGGTGCGGTCAAGATCATGGGTGTGGTCGACGACGACGACGCCGAGAGCGTCGATCTGTCCCTCCAGACGACGCTCGAGGAGCTGGCCCGCAGCTTCGAGCACGAGGGTGTGCACGGGACGGCGACAATGGTCCGGGTTCCGGGCACGTCCTTCTCCGATGGTCTTATCGCCGGCATGCAGGCGTTGCGAGGGACGTTCTTCCGCCCCAACGCGTTGTTCCTGCGGCTGCGGCAGGCGGCTGACGCCCGCCAACTGGACGACGCTGACCTCCGGCGTGTGGTGGCCGAGGCGCAGAAGCAGGCGATGGGGACGCTGCTGTGGGCCCCGAACGCCGTGACCGCGCTCGGCCGGCGGCAACGGGTCAACGTGTGGCTGCGGGACCGGTCACCCGACTGGAGCATCGGGTGGGACATCGGGAATCTGGACCTGATGATCCTGATGGCGCTGAAGCTGCAGCAGAACTGGGATGCGGAGGTCCGGCTGGTCATGGCGGTGGAGGATCCGGCGAGCGAGGAGGACGCGCGCGCGTTCCTGGAGGACCTGGTGCGGCTGGCCCGGGTGCACGGCGCGGAGATCGTGCTGGGGACGGAGCGCTTCGCTGACTTCGTGACGATGGCCCCGCAGGCGGACGTCAGCATCTTCGGTCTGGGTGAGGATCCGAGGGCTGAGGACCTGCATCGACTGGTGAACAAGACGGGCTCCAGCTGCCTCTTCGTCCGCGACTCCGGCAACGAGAGTGCCCTGGCCTGA
- a CDS encoding acyl-CoA dehydrogenase family protein gives MDFDLSDEQAAIQKLAKDFCDAELAPNARELDRTEAYPEELVPKLFEVGFLAATIPEEYGGMGLDYLSYGLIVEETGRTDASIRSMISVNLGLVSSSLINYGTDEQKQQWLPQLASEGLGAFGLTEPDHGSNPNGMKTFAKRDGDDWVLNGSKMWITNGSRGLLTVIYAQTDDGITAFLVPQDSEGYEGNPLHGKLGLRAGDTAEVTLTDVRVPGENVLGEVGKGLRIALHSLDSGRFSLAAGCTGISQACLDAALEYALQREQFGKKIAGFQLVQELLSEIYLDLEASRALYWKVAWKHDKGERHTVESSVAKTFCSEAAVRNANRAVQVHGGYGYSDEYPVGRYLRDARVTTLYEGTSQIQRLLLGRHLTGINAFV, from the coding sequence ATGGACTTCGATCTCAGCGACGAGCAGGCCGCGATCCAGAAGTTGGCCAAGGACTTCTGCGATGCCGAGTTGGCCCCGAATGCGCGCGAGTTGGACCGGACCGAGGCTTACCCCGAGGAGCTCGTCCCCAAGCTGTTCGAGGTCGGCTTCCTCGCCGCCACCATCCCCGAGGAGTACGGCGGGATGGGCCTGGACTACCTCTCCTACGGGCTGATCGTCGAGGAGACGGGACGCACGGACGCCTCGATCCGCTCGATGATCTCGGTCAACCTCGGGCTGGTGTCCTCCTCCCTGATCAACTACGGCACCGACGAGCAGAAGCAGCAGTGGCTCCCGCAGTTGGCGTCGGAGGGGTTGGGGGCCTTCGGGCTGACCGAACCGGACCACGGGTCGAACCCGAACGGGATGAAGACCTTCGCCAAGCGGGACGGTGACGACTGGGTCCTCAACGGCTCGAAGATGTGGATCACCAACGGCTCCCGCGGCCTGCTGACGGTGATCTACGCCCAGACCGACGATGGCATCACCGCGTTCCTGGTGCCGCAGGACTCCGAGGGGTATGAGGGCAACCCGCTGCACGGCAAGCTCGGACTGCGCGCGGGTGACACCGCCGAGGTGACCCTGACCGACGTGCGGGTCCCGGGGGAGAACGTGCTCGGCGAGGTCGGCAAGGGCCTGCGCATCGCCCTGCACAGTCTGGACAGTGGCCGGTTCTCCCTGGCTGCCGGCTGCACCGGCATCTCGCAAGCCTGCCTGGACGCCGCGCTGGAGTACGCGCTGCAGCGCGAGCAGTTCGGCAAGAAGATCGCCGGCTTCCAGCTGGTGCAGGAGTTGCTGAGCGAGATCTACCTCGACCTCGAGGCCAGCCGTGCGCTGTACTGGAAGGTCGCGTGGAAGCACGACAAGGGCGAGCGCCACACCGTGGAGTCGAGTGTGGCGAAGACCTTCTGCTCCGAGGCGGCCGTGCGGAATGCCAACCGGGCCGTGCAGGTGCACGGGGGGTACGGGTACTCCGACGAGTACCCCGTCGGTCGCTACCTGCGCGATGCCCGCGTGACCACGCTGTACGAGGGCACCAGCCAGATCCAGCGGCTGCTGCTGGGCCGTCACCTCACCGGCATCAACGCCTTCGTCTGA
- a CDS encoding NUDIX hydrolase, translating to MTPEPPLPIVGVGAIVVRDGRLLVIKRGQPPFEGHWSVPGGRLEFGETLAEGAVRELEEETGLRGTAEGLCGIAERFSDRGHIVIHDYWVDVPDGQPAVAGDDAADVAWVDRSELAALARVPRLDEFLESNGVLDRMR from the coding sequence ATGACCCCCGAGCCTCCCCTGCCGATCGTCGGCGTCGGTGCCATCGTCGTCCGCGACGGCCGCCTGCTGGTGATCAAGCGTGGTCAACCGCCGTTCGAAGGCCACTGGTCGGTCCCGGGCGGCCGTCTGGAGTTCGGCGAGACCCTGGCTGAGGGTGCGGTCCGAGAACTGGAGGAGGAGACGGGCCTCCGCGGCACCGCCGAAGGCCTGTGCGGGATCGCCGAGCGGTTCAGCGACCGGGGCCACATCGTGATCCACGACTACTGGGTCGATGTTCCCGACGGCCAGCCGGCCGTGGCGGGTGACGACGCAGCCGACGTGGCCTGGGTCGACCGGAGCGAGCTGGCAGCACTCGCCCGGGTTCCTCGCTTGGACGAGTTCCTCGAGTCGAACGGCGTGCTGGATCGGATGCGCTGA